A window of Dehalococcoidia bacterium genomic DNA:
GGCGACGTGGCCGACTGCTCCGTGGTCTTCGCCTCTCAGGACAAGAGCAGCCGCGCCAGGGGCATCACGGCTTTCATCGTGGAGAAGGGCATGCCCGGATTCAGCGCGCGCAAGCAGCATGGCAAGCTGGGCATCCGCGCCGCCTCCACCGCCGAGCTGTTCTTCGAGGACTGTCGCGTGCCCGCCGAGAACCGTCTGGGCGACGAGGGTTACGGATTCAAAATCGCGATGCAGACTATTGACGGCTCACGCATAGCCATCGCGGCCCAGGCCGTGGGCGTGGCGCAGGCGTGCTTCGAGGCGTCCATCCGACACGCCAAAGGCCGCCTGCAGTTCGGCAAGCCCATCGCCGACCTGCAGGCCATCCAGTGGATGCTCGCGGACATGGCCACCGAGATTGACGCGGCGCGCCTCCTGACCCTGCGGGCGGCCAACCTGAAAGACCGGAGCCTGCCCTACGCGCAGGCGTCGGCCATGGCGAAGCTCTTCGCCGCGGAGACGGCCATGAAGTGCGCCACCAACGGCCTCCAGATACACGGCGGCTACGGCTACTTCAAGGAAAGCCCCATTGAGCGGTACTTCCGGGACGCCAAGATCACGCAGATATACGAAGGCACATCTGAAATCCAGCGGCTGGTCATCGCCCGGCACGCGCTGGGACTGGCCAAGAACTAGGGGGACGCATGAAGGTCAAGAAGCTGCACCACGTAGCCGTGGCCGTGAGCAATATCGAGGCGGCCCTGGACGACTTCGCCCAGATCCTGGGCATGCCGCGCGCGCCCATCCAGGAGGTCACGTCGCAGGCGGTGAAGGGCTGCCTCATCCCCATCGGCGACACCGAGATCGAACTGATCCAGCCCACGGACCCGAGCAGCGGCGTCTCCAAGTTCCTGGAGAAGCGCGGCGAGGCGCTCCACCACATCTGCTTCCAGGTGGGTGACGTCAACGAGACGCTCAAGGAGCTGGAAGGCAAGGGCATGTCCCTCATTGACAAGCAGGCGCGTCCGGGGCTGGCCGGCATGGTGGGCTTCGTCCACCCGCGCTCCACGCAGGGAACGCTCGTGGAGCTGTGCCACCCCGTGCCCGGGAAGGGGCACTAGCAAAGGGACGGGTAGAGAGGGGCTTTGCCCCTCTCCGGGGGTCTGGGGGTGTCCCCCAGACATAACTCTCCCCCTTCCTGGCAGGAAGGGGGACACAGGGGGATGGCGCATCCCCCTCAACAGGACAGACATAGCAGGGGGTGACCCGTGACCGCTACGAAAACGCCGACCAGGACATCCAGAGACATCATCCGCGTCATCGTCGCCAAGCCCGGCCTGGACGGCCACGACCGCGGCGCCAAAGTCGTCGCCCGCGCTCTGCGGGACTCCGGCATGGAGGTCATCTACACCGGCATCCGGCAGACGCCGGAGATGATCGTGGAGTCCACCCTTCAAGAGGATGCGGACGTGGTGGGACTCTCCATCCTCTCGGGCGCGCACATGGACCTCTGCCCGCTTGTCCTCAAGCTCCTGAAGGACAAGGGCCTGGAGCATGTCATCGTCGTCGTGGGCGGGATTGTGCCGGACGACGACAAGCCGGCGCTGGCGAAGATGGGCATCACGGGCGTCTTTGGGCCGGGAACGACCACGTCCGAAATCGCCAGCTTCATCACCAAGGCCGTCGCCGAGCGCCGCCGCTAGCGGGCCGCGGGCCTAGCGCCCGGTGTACCGCGGAGGGCGCTTCTCGAAGAATGCCTGGATGCTCTCCTTGTGGTCCTCCGCCTGCGAAGCGATCCGCTGGACGTAGGACTCGTACTCGTACTGCGCGGGCAGGTCGTTGCTCAGGCCCCGGTACACCGCGCGCCGCGTCAGGTCGAGCGCCACCGCCGGCCCCGCAGCGATCTTTCGGGCCAGCGCCATCGTCTCTTCCATCAGCTTGCCAAGGGGCACCACGCGGCTGACCAGCCCTATCTCCTTCGCCCGCGCGGCGTCAATAATCTCCCCTGTGTACATCATCTCCAGAGCGTTGGAAATACCCACGAGCCGTGGCAGAAGCCAGGATGTGCCGCTGTCGGGGGGAATCGCCCTCCTGATGAAGAGCGACCCGAAGCTGGCCGTCTCAGCGGCGATGCGGATGTCGCAGGCGAGGGCTATGGACATGCCCGCGCCTACCGCCACGCCGTTCACCGCGGCGATGGTGGGCCGCGGCGATTGAGTAAGGGCCAGCACAAAGGACCCCCGCGACTCGTAGCGCTCCGACCGGAAGCGGGCCTCCTCCTTGCCCTGGAGGCGGTTCTGCAACCGGCTCACGTCCGCCCCCGCGCAGAAGGCCTTGCCCGCGCCCGTGACCACCAGCACGCGCACATCGTCGTCCTTCCGCACGCGCTCCAGCACGTCCATGATGCCGTCCACCATCTCCTGGTTGAAGGCGTTCGCCTTCTCCGGACGGTTGAGGGTGAGAACCCCCACAGCCTCCTGCTTCTCGTAGGCCAGCACGCTGGTCAGCATATGCGCTCCTCGTCTTGTCGCAACAAAGTGGACCTGAAGGGACTGTTGAAGCCGGGGCCATCATAGCGGCGCGCGTGCACGCTGTCAAAGGCGCTGCGCGGCCTGATTGGTCCCTACGCCCGCGAGTCCAGCCAGATGGTCACCGGCCCGTCGTTCACCAGCTCCACGCGCATGTGCGCCGCGAACCGGCCCGTCGCCACCGTCAGGCCGGAGGCGCGCAGAAGCTCCACGACGCGATTGTAGAGGGACTCGGCCAGGGCGGGCGGCGCGGCGTCCGTGAAGCTGGGGCGGCGGCCCTTGCGGGCGTCGGCGTAGAGGGTGAACTGGCTGACGACGAGGATGTCCGCGCGCGTGTCGAGCGCGGAGCGGTTGAACTTGCCGGCATCGTCGGCGAAGATGCGAAGCTGGAGGAGCTTATCGGCCAGGAGTCGAGCGTCCGCCTCCGTGTCGTCCCCGCCGACGCCCACGAAGACGACCAGGCCGGTCCCGATGCGTGCGACGACCTCTTCCCCCACAGTGACCGAGGCGCGGGTCACGCGCTGGAGGAGTGCCCGCACGGGCTAGCTCCCCCTGGCCTCTGAGGCGGTGGCGCTGGACGGCGCCTTGGTCTTGGCCGCGTCCGGCTTGCTTACGCTGGCGACGGCCTCCTTGGACTTCTCCTTTGACGTCTCCTTGGGCTTTTCCGCGGACTTCTCCGCGCCATTGGTGCCCGCGGGGGAATCGGACGGCTTGGACGCGGTGTCGCCTACAACGCTCTTGCGCCCATAGTCCGTGACATACCACCCCGAACCCTTGTAGACGACGGAGACGGCCTGGATGACGCGGCTCGCTTTGCCGTTGCACTCCGGGCAGACGCCGATAGGCTCCTCGTCGAAGCCCTGGCGCCGTTCGAAGTGGCTATGGCACTTGGCGCATTCGTATTCGTAGATGGGCATGTTTCCGCACGACCTCGCTGCTCCGAGCAGCCAGCCGCCAACTACACATAATAGGCGGTCGTAATAGATTATTTTAGCAGTCGCGTGTAGCGACTGTCAACTATCGCGGCGCTATCTGCAGGAACTCTGTCGGGCAAGCACACAGGGGGCGTACTCGACTGGGGAGAGGATACTCCCCTGTGTATTATTGACTGGTCTTGCGAGTAGCTGCCTCAGGGTTTCCCGTACGCGTACAGCTTTCCTTGCCTGGTGCCGGCAAACACCATTCCGTTGGCGGGGACAACATACGTGATGGCATTAGTTTCGCCGACCATCTGGGTACTCGAAGCGAGTCTTCCAGAGGAGGCTTCATAGGCATGAAGCCCGGCTGGCCCTGATCCCACCCAGAGATACCCGTTGGCATACGCGAATGAGGAGACAGTGACTCGGCGGTCGTTGAACGGAGGGGTTAGGGCTTCCCATTTTTTCGACATGGTTGGACCGATGTTTATAGCTACGATGGAGTCTGAAATCAGGCCTTTGACTTGTCCGTAGTATATTCCGGCTGCCACGGTCTCTACATTGCGCGAGAATTGCATTCCGACGGGCAATCTAAAATACATGGTCCCGGAGTCCGTTGCCAACACATCTGCAATCTGCCTGCTGCCGAGCAGCAGTAATCTAGACGCATCAACGGCCAAAGCGGGGCTTGCCACGGAGTCCACCTTGACTCGCCATAGTTGCTTTTGCGTGGCGATGTCCAGCGTCTCAGCAACACCCACGGTGTTATAGAGATACAAGACATCTCTGGTTGCGGCGGCTGCGGCAAAGCTTCCCACCTCTGTCGAGTATTCCCAAAGAGCTTTCCCCGCGACAGCGTCAACGGCCATGACCTTTCCGTACGTCTCAACGAACAGCACGTCCCCGTTGGAGATCATGAATTGTCCTGAATATCCCCTTGTGTCGAACGCCCAAAGCTGCTGTGGTTGGACTGAAGACAAAGCTCGAATTGAATATGTGGGCTGCGTTCCGGAGGAGACGTCGGTTTCGGAGCAGTACAAGTAAAGAGTCTGTCGTAGCGCAACCACCTTGGGCGCCAGAGAGCAGCGTGTGGGATACTCCCAGCGCAATTGGCCAGTCACGGCATCATACGCCTTTATCGTTACTGCGGGCGATGTGCAGGTACCTTTGTCATCCGTGGGAAGAGCAAGGGCGTAGATGGTGCCGCCGTCCACCAGGGGGGCTTGCGTCAAGCACTTACCAACGTTGACAGACCACTTGAAGTTGACGGAGGGTTGCAGAGTTTTCTCATCTCTGTTCGCTTGAGTGTTTGTCGCATCGCCACGCTCGTGTGACCATGAGGCCAGCGCGGGAATCTGGGGCGTGGGGGTTGGGATGGGAATGCGCGTCGGCGTTGGCGTGATCATTGGTATGGGGGTCGGGGTCGGCGCGCGTCCGGGCGATGCTCGGGCAAACCGGCCGAGCTCAAGGCTGGGGAGAGTTGTCTCGATAGTCGCAAGATGGATTCCCAGACGGAATCCCTGAGTATCTACCACGCTGAAGGCGATAAGGCCAATGAGGTTTCCGTACCGGTCCAGAACAGGTCCCCCGATGTTTCCACGACTGATGGACGCATCTGTCTGGATATACCTCGTGCCGCTCGTGACGCCAAGTCCGGTCACGATTCCGCGTATTACGCTTTTCCAGCCGGTGAAGGGTCCTTCAGGATATCCGAGGACTATCACGTCATCTCCGACGTGAATGTTGGCGGAGACGCCGAACGGTATGTGCGCCGGCAAATTCACCGGGACTTGGAGAAGCGCCAGGTCTGTGTACTCGTCCAGACCGATTACCTGTGCCCGGTAAGAGGAGCCGTCTTCCGTAATGATGGTGGGCGCATCGTCTCGGCCGACTAAATACGCGCTGGTCAAGACTTGATTGCCTCTCGTTGTAACGAAACCGGAGCCTGAGCCGGTGGCCGTGAAGACGTACACAACGGAGTGCGTCGCCTTCTGCACGACATCGCCTATGCTTGGTGTCGCTGTTGGCGAAGGCGTGAGAGTCGCTGTGGGCACCGGTAGCGGTGTGGCTGTGTTGGTAGGTGCAGGCGAGGGGACAAGAGTCGTTGTCGGGATCGGCGGCCTCGTGGGAGTGGGCAGGGGTGTTGAGGTGAGCGAGGGCATCGGAGTCAGCGAAGGGATTGCAGTTGGAGTCATCGTGGATGGAGGGGTAGGACTGGGTTCGACCGTGGACGTAGGCGTCCAAGTTGGGGTTGATACAGGCGATGGTGAAAGAGGAGGTGTTGGCGAGGGTGGAACGGGAACAGCGGTTTGGCAACTCGTGAGCAATGCCGCGACGAGCACAGAAGCCGGGACACATAGAGCGCAACGCATACCGTGTTCTCCCGGAGGAAAGTATGGTCAGAGACCACACGGTCAAGCGTAGTCTATAGCATGTGGTCTATTTTGTCACTCCCAGGAAGGCGGGCAGCCCTGTCAGGTCGGGCATCTCGCCGTCCGGCGCGGGCACGCCCTCGCGCAGCTTCTCGCCGCGCCGGTTCACCCACACGACGGCCAGGCCCGCCTTCCGCGCGCCGACAATATCGAAGTGCTGGCTGTCGCCCACGTAGAGCGTCGCGGCCTCGGACGAGCCCAGGGCATGCAGGGCGTAGTGGAAGATACGCGGGTCCGGCTTGTGCAGCCCCAGCGCACCGGACGCCACAATCTCGTCGAAGTAGCGCACGAGACCAATATCCGCCAAGAACTCACGCACGCGCCACGTGCGGTTGGTGAGCAGGCCCAGGCGCAGGCCCGCCGCCCGCAGCGCCATCAGCACGGCGGGGGCCTCCGGGTACGGGCGGAATATCTGTGGGCTGACGCTGCGGGCCAGGAAGCGCTCGACGATGGCGCGGGTCCTGTCTCCGGCGCCCGCCGCCATATAGACCTTTGTCTCCTCCTGGACGGCGCGCTTGTAGGAGACGTCGGCGGCCCCGCCTTGCGGGGGAGCGTCGGCGTGGCCCGACGACTGGTCCGTCCACGTGGCGAAGAGCGCCTTCAGCACGTCCCGGCGCGTCAGCGCCACGCCCGACTCGCGGGCGCAGGCCGCGTAGAGGTCCACGTAGTCCGGCGTCCCGGCGATGAGCGTGTCGTCCGCGTCAAAGAGGACGGCCGTGAATCGCGGCATGGCCTTGGGCACGCCTATGCGCGCGCCCGGAGCATTTGCTTGAGCGTGGAGCCTATCTCGGCGGGGCTGGGGATGATGGCGCAGCCCGCCTCCCGCAGTATGCGCTGCTTTTCGCTCGCAAGGCCGGAGACGCCCGTGATGATGGCGCCGGCGTGCCCCATGCGGCGTCCCGGCGGCGCGGATATGCCCGCGATGAACGCGACGACGGGCTTGGTCACGTGCGCCTTGATGAACTCCGCCGCGTCCTGCTCCTTGGTGCCCCCGATCTCCCCGATGAGCACAATCGCCTCGGTCTCCGGGTCGTCCTGTAACAGGCGCAGCATGTCCACGAACGACGTGCCGGTGATGGGGTCGCCGCCGATGCCCACACACGTGCTCTGGCCGAAGCCCAGCTCCGTGAGCTGCGCCACCGCCTCGTACGTCAGCGTGCCGCTCCGCGAGATGACTCCGATGGGGCCGGGCTTGTGGATGTCGCCGGGCATGATGCCCACCTTGGCCCGATGCCTGGGCGAGATGAGGCCCGGGCAATTAGGGCCGATGAGCCGCACGGGTCTGTCCTTGATGACCTGCCACACGCGGGTCATGTCAAGCACGGGGATGCCCTCCGTGATGCAGGCCACCAGCGGAATACCTGCGTCCACGGACTCAAGGATGGCGTCCGCGGCGAATGGCGGCGGGACGAAGATGAGGCTGACGTTGGCGCCCGTCTCGCGCACGGCCTGTTGGACGGAGTTGAAGATGGGGACCGTGTCCTCGAACCTGGCGCCGCCCTTGCCGGGCGTGACGCCCGCCACGAGATTGGTGCCGTACGCTTTGCAGCGCGTCGCGTGGAAGCTGCCCTCGCGGCCCGTGATGCCCTGGACGACGAGCCGGGTGTTGCTGTCAACAAGGATGCTCATTGTAACCTCTTGCTCTGATATGGAGACGAAGCGCGCTACCGCGCCGCCACCACTTTCTGCGCCGCTTCGTTCAGGTCGTTGGCGACGATGATGTTAAGGCCCGACTGGGCCAGGATTTTCTTGCCCTCTTCCGCGTTGGTGCCGAGCATCCGCACCACGATGGGCACGTGCACGCCCACCTCCTTGACCGCGCGGATGATGCCGTTGGCCGCCACGTCGCAGCGCAGGATGCCGCCGAAGAGGTTGACCAGCACCCGTTTGGCTTCCTTGTCCGCAAGGATGATCTTGAACGCCGCCGCGACCTGCTCCTCGCTGGCGCCGCCGCCCACGTCGAGGAAGTTGGCGGGCGTCGCGCCCATCAGCTTGATGACGTCCAGGGTCGCCATTGCAAGGCCGGCGCCGTTGACCATGCAGCCC
This region includes:
- a CDS encoding acyl-CoA dehydrogenase family protein is translated as MDFLPTEEDQLLRNAVRDFATRELEPRAREYDEREEFPWDNVRKMAEMGLTGIGIPQSYGGAGGGYTQLAIAAEEIARADAATSTILIVTASLCNQPIFKFGMEEQKHRFTVPLAKGSKLGAFALTEPNAGSDAVGLQTTAVKDKGAYVLNGSKIFISNGDVADCSVVFASQDKSSRARGITAFIVEKGMPGFSARKQHGKLGIRAASTAELFFEDCRVPAENRLGDEGYGFKIAMQTIDGSRIAIAAQAVGVAQACFEASIRHAKGRLQFGKPIADLQAIQWMLADMATEIDAARLLTLRAANLKDRSLPYAQASAMAKLFAAETAMKCATNGLQIHGGYGYFKESPIERYFRDAKITQIYEGTSEIQRLVIARHALGLAKN
- a CDS encoding VOC family protein, producing MKVKKLHHVAVAVSNIEAALDDFAQILGMPRAPIQEVTSQAVKGCLIPIGDTEIELIQPTDPSSGVSKFLEKRGEALHHICFQVGDVNETLKELEGKGMSLIDKQARPGLAGMVGFVHPRSTQGTLVELCHPVPGKGH
- a CDS encoding cobalamin B12-binding domain-containing protein, with product MTATKTPTRTSRDIIRVIVAKPGLDGHDRGAKVVARALRDSGMEVIYTGIRQTPEMIVESTLQEDADVVGLSILSGAHMDLCPLVLKLLKDKGLEHVIVVVGGIVPDDDKPALAKMGITGVFGPGTTTSEIASFITKAVAERRR
- a CDS encoding enoyl-CoA hydratase, with the translated sequence MLTSVLAYEKQEAVGVLTLNRPEKANAFNQEMVDGIMDVLERVRKDDDVRVLVVTGAGKAFCAGADVSRLQNRLQGKEEARFRSERYESRGSFVLALTQSPRPTIAAVNGVAVGAGMSIALACDIRIAAETASFGSLFIRRAIPPDSGTSWLLPRLVGISNALEMMYTGEIIDAARAKEIGLVSRVVPLGKLMEETMALARKIAAGPAVALDLTRRAVYRGLSNDLPAQYEYESYVQRIASQAEDHKESIQAFFEKRPPRYTGR
- the dtd gene encoding D-aminoacyl-tRNA deacylase produces the protein MRALLQRVTRASVTVGEEVVARIGTGLVVFVGVGGDDTEADARLLADKLLQLRIFADDAGKFNRSALDTRADILVVSQFTLYADARKGRRPSFTDAAPPALAESLYNRVVELLRASGLTVATGRFAAHMRVELVNDGPVTIWLDSRA
- a CDS encoding zinc ribbon domain-containing protein translates to MPIYEYECAKCHSHFERRQGFDEEPIGVCPECNGKASRVIQAVSVVYKGSGWYVTDYGRKSVVGDTASKPSDSPAGTNGAEKSAEKPKETSKEKSKEAVASVSKPDAAKTKAPSSATASEARGS
- a CDS encoding trypsin-like peptidase domain-containing protein produces the protein MQKATHSVVYVFTATGSGSGFVTTRGNQVLTSAYLVGRDDAPTIITEDGSSYRAQVIGLDEYTDLALLQVPVNLPAHIPFGVSANIHVGDDVIVLGYPEGPFTGWKSVIRGIVTGLGVTSGTRYIQTDASISRGNIGGPVLDRYGNLIGLIAFSVVDTQGFRLGIHLATIETTLPSLELGRFARASPGRAPTPTPIPMITPTPTRIPIPTPTPQIPALASWSHERGDATNTQANRDEKTLQPSVNFKWSVNVGKCLTQAPLVDGGTIYALALPTDDKGTCTSPAVTIKAYDAVTGQLRWEYPTRCSLAPKVVALRQTLYLYCSETDVSSGTQPTYSIRALSSVQPQQLWAFDTRGYSGQFMISNGDVLFVETYGKVMAVDAVAGKALWEYSTEVGSFAAAAATRDVLYLYNTVGVAETLDIATQKQLWRVKVDSVASPALAVDASRLLLLGSRQIADVLATDSGTMYFRLPVGMQFSRNVETVAAGIYYGQVKGLISDSIVAINIGPTMSKKWEALTPPFNDRRVTVSSFAYANGYLWVGSGPAGLHAYEASSGRLASSTQMVGETNAITYVVPANGMVFAGTRQGKLYAYGKP
- a CDS encoding HAD family hydrolase; this translates as MPRFTAVLFDADDTLIAGTPDYVDLYAACARESGVALTRRDVLKALFATWTDQSSGHADAPPQGGAADVSYKRAVQEETKVYMAAGAGDRTRAIVERFLARSVSPQIFRPYPEAPAVLMALRAAGLRLGLLTNRTWRVREFLADIGLVRYFDEIVASGALGLHKPDPRIFHYALHALGSSEAATLYVGDSQHFDIVGARKAGLAVVWVNRRGEKLREGVPAPDGEMPDLTGLPAFLGVTK
- the sucD gene encoding succinate--CoA ligase subunit alpha, producing MSILVDSNTRLVVQGITGREGSFHATRCKAYGTNLVAGVTPGKGGARFEDTVPIFNSVQQAVRETGANVSLIFVPPPFAADAILESVDAGIPLVACITEGIPVLDMTRVWQVIKDRPVRLIGPNCPGLISPRHRAKVGIMPGDIHKPGPIGVISRSGTLTYEAVAQLTELGFGQSTCVGIGGDPITGTSFVDMLRLLQDDPETEAIVLIGEIGGTKEQDAAEFIKAHVTKPVVAFIAGISAPPGRRMGHAGAIITGVSGLASEKQRILREAGCAIIPSPAEIGSTLKQMLRARA